The following proteins come from a genomic window of Acinonyx jubatus isolate Ajub_Pintada_27869175 chromosome C1, VMU_Ajub_asm_v1.0, whole genome shotgun sequence:
- the CCDC195 gene encoding putative coiled-coil domain-containing protein 195 has translation MDANSQFLRIIQEMRAEISKLKKENQFLRMTLTSSSLRISGGPCRESGDQREEEVTDPGNLGKTSEKSPATLYSGVSTDAAPAGREHQGNVMIVRRYSISSPVHSFAARDLWKAGERHPKSGILDARGRVKPLACSSIKKEDKEEEMLAADSLTNSSSNGRAFPEHGFGNVTRDKMKTVSFLLPVDVSSYSKNSSSLKCSQNQTTNQLSTIAE, from the exons ATGGACGCGAATAGCCAGTTCCTAAGAATTATCCAGGAAATGCGGGCAGAGATCAGCAAGCTGAAGAAAGAGAATCAATTCCTCCGGATGACGCTGACTTCAAGCAGTCTGAGAATCTCAGGCGGCCCATGCAGAGAATCGGGAGATCAAAGGGAAGAGGAAGTCACAGACCCCGGCAACCTCGGGAAAACATCTGAAAAGTCTCCAGCAACCCTCTACAGTGGTGTTTCCACCGATGCGGCACCAGCTGGGCGCGAACATCAAG GCAACGTCATGATTGTGAGACGCTATTCCATTTCTTCACCAGTTCATTCATTTGCTGCACGTGACCTCTGGAAAGCTGGGGAAAGACACCCAAAGAGTGGAATTCTAGACGCTCGGGGAAGAGTTAAGCCCCTGGCGTGTTCTTCAATAAAGAAGGAGGACAAGGAAGAAGAGATGTTGGCAGCTGATTCTTTGACCAACAGTAGTTCCAACGGAAGAGCTTTTCCTGAGCATGGATTTGGTAATGTAACCAG GGACAAGATGAAGACAGTCAGTTTCCTGTTACCTGTGGATGTGTCTTCATATTCCAAAAATTCAAGTTCTTTGAAATGCTCACAAAACCAGACCACCAACCAACTAAGTACCATCGCAGAATAG